The genomic DNA TTCCTATTGGGCATTTGAGCAGCCACAGCTGCCGCTGCCACCAACCCCATCAAATCCTTCGCCCGTTCGTCACCCACATCTCttgcaatttttgttttcaacaattacatttttattgtagtgtatttttgctcactaTCCAATTTATTactgttagatgagtttgaattttaagaTTTGTGCTTATCCACTACACGaatcttgaaatttaaactcatctaacagtAATAATTAGGATAATGAGCATACATCACATTAaatgatggtgagcaaaaatgcttccTTTTTATTGGATCATTCAAATTCCTCTTAATTTACCCAACTctgtgttcttttttttttcactctggCTTCCGGTTCGTAAAGGACGAAGGTGACCACACAAATGAGCTTTTCAAACTCCACAGAACGGAggctcttaattttttttcaattgttagAGTTTGGTCATCAGTGTGAAATGAGGTTGGGATAACGGTGGGAGAAGAATTTGGTGGGGCTGGTGGCAGTGTAGGAAGGAACTAAGGAGACGATCTGTGAACCTATAGACttttctcactctctctctctctaaaaccttTCCTTCCTCTAACTTCAGGAAAAATGAAACCCATCTAGCCGCCGTTCCTTGCTCCAGCTTGGGGGCGACAATCTGACTCCCACCTCTTTCTAACCATCCTTCCCTCTTTCTCTTTCCCCATCTTTCCCCCATCCTTCCCACCTTTTTCTAACTCTCCTTCCGTCTTTTCCATCCGTCTCTAGTCTCTGCATCttccattttcccttcttttcttcATCCTTCCCCCATCCTTCCACtcaaatagttttttaatttctaaactttttctcttttgatctttgttttgGCTTCCTTTGAGCTTTATTCTTTGAACTTTGTTTCAATTCCCATGAGCTGGTCTCAGATCTGGACCTTCATGCCCTTCTCCATCTTTGATGCTACTTTACGTTGTGCGTCCTCAACCACTAGCTCTGCTAATCGACCCATGTGCTTTTCCTCGGGTGTTGGATGGCTATTAAAATGCTTTTAGCATTATTTGGTAGGATTATGGGAGCGCTCACTGCGCGAGTGGCTCGCTCACCTCCATTTTCCGTTGATCGAGTTCTTCTGTTGGTTCGTTTTCTTGGTGGTGGCCTTGCGATGAAGGCGCATCTCGTGGCTGCTGGTTTTCTTTCAAGTCTTAAGGATTTTTTTGTTGGTATTCAGCTGATCACTTTTGAGCTTATCTAGTGTATTTTCTTCATTACTGTTGGACTTGTATTTGAGTTTTGAACTGCCTTTTTCTTgtacttgtttttattttttttaattaatagaaGTAATTTagtttgacataaaaaaataaaaaataaaaaaagacgaTCTGTGAGAGTTGTGGTTTGCAACGTGATATTCACAAATGTAGATGAAtcaagaatgaaaaaaaattgcatgagCGTTTTTATTGCAGTAGCAAAAAGTAATCATAATTATACACTTTTTGTATGGATCCGATTCTCATCCCCACTAACGATTAAATGTTTAACCTACTAGCAAAAAGTAAAACTTAAAGTAAGCAAGTACGCACACTATAAATCCAATTCATTATAAGCAAGCAAGCAAGTTATAGATAATGACTAttgctattcacacactcatttttactttttacacacttTTCTCAGTTTTCAGCCTTCGGGTTTAAAACACACTGCTTGACTTTCATTGTTCCTCCAATTCATACATATACAATAGGAAATggtaaatacgaatttgaaatCTCAAAGTCATACAAACGAAAGGACTTTGTTCAATTTAACATGCACAACATCGTCAAGGCATAGTTAAAAGCACTATGgcaggaaaaggaaaaagataacACAAAGCAGCAATGCCTTCTCAAGCGAAGCAGCAGAGCGGCAAAGGTCGAACAGCTTTGGTGAGTACAGGCTCGGTGATGCCCATTCCCCTCTAAGCAGCATTTCTTTGTCGTtcttttcttaaattttaagGTACGAGTCCCTAACGGCACTCATTTTTCGGACAACCACATCCATAAGCATCCGCTCTCTTGGTGATATCGCACAGCAATTGAGTCCTATCTGCATCACTGCAACCAAGCATTCCTCTAGTTTCTTTGCTTTGTCTGGGCCACGATAGTTACGTCTGGGTGTAACTTTTTCTTGCATTATGTCATCGTTAACACCACCATCTGCTTCAAGGTCAATGAGCAATGAAGGGTCAACAACGTCCATCACATGGTCAGGCAAAGCCATGGCTGCGAATTGGTAAATGCTTAGACCATCTTTGAACATGTCATCGGTAGGTCTTTTGCCCGTGAACATTTCTAGCAACAGTATCCCGTAGCTATAAACATCTCCTAGTATGGAAATTTGGCCTCCAATGCCATACTCTGCCATGGTTAGCAAACAAACATATGTATCTTATCATAGCACTCATTGTCCAGCTTAACAAAGCTCTTTAAGAATTAGTTAGTTCTAAGACTTGCATGGTTAATTACTCTGTAAACCAATCCTTTTAGTGTTACTTCTAATTAATCAAACTTAGCTGGGTATATGTAACTGGATGTATCCAGACTTGTCTTTTATCGACAATTCATTCAATCAATTCTAAAGATTGTTATTTACGCTCTGATTAGCCATGACATATGCAATGACTTATTAATAGATAACTTCGTCACTAATTTAATAagaattaattagctaatttaaTAATAAGTTATTAGgaacagaaaaaagaaacagaatgATAGAAACTCATTATTCATACCTGGAGGAATGTAGCCAACAGAACCCTTCAGCTGAGATGACATGGTTTGACTGAAGGAGGGATCATTTGATGTTTCGAAAAGGAACTTTGCTAAACCAAAATCCCCAACATGGGCAACCATATCTTCATCAAGAAGTACATTGCTCGGCTTTAAATCACAATGGACAATGGACGTTTCACAATGGTGGTGGAGATAATCTAATGCAGAAGCAACATCAATGGCaatgttcaatctttgcatAAAACTCATTCTTTTACTTGGAGATTCCTCCTCACATCTTGGATACAACCACGAGTCCAGACTTCCATTCTCCATGAACTTGAAAACTAGACTTTTGAAGTCCTTACCCTGATTATCAATGCTTGAGCATGCTGTTATGATCTTGAGAAGATTACGGTGCCTAACACTTCTTAAAGCTTTGCATTCATCATTGAAACTCTTAGAAGCTCCTCGTTCTTGAAGGTTTAAAACCTTAACAGCAACTACTGTTCCATCACTAGGAATTACCCCTTTATAAACAGAACCGAAACTTCCCGAACCAATAAGATTATCCACAGAGAGCCCATTAGTTGATTGGACGAGTTCTGAATAAGAAACGCCTGATTTCCAATCCTTATAAGAGCGTGAAGTTGCATGTCCATCTCTCGACCTTTTCACTATTGAACAAGCAACAAAGAAGCACGATACAACAATTACGAACGCAACTACACAAGCAATGGGGATAACTACCTTTGAGGAAAGTAATCCTCGAGATGGATGGTGCTTTTTTTGAGGGCATGCATGTAGATGAAATTGTAGTCTACCACCACAAAGCCTATGATTTCCAACAATTGAGACACTACTGGCATTTGAAAAGATCCCTTCTTTAGGCAACTCACCCTCAAAATCATTATATGAAAGATTGAGATATTTCAAAGCTCCAAGCTTACCTAGGAATACAGGAATCTGCCCAGATAAGTTGTTGCCTGAAATGTCCATTTCTTCCAAGCCTCTTAAATCTTTAAAAGATTGAGGAATTGTACCTTCAAATTTGTTGCCATCCAAATACATGTACTCCAAACTAATGCAACTGCCGAGGGGGTCAGGGATTTCACCTGATAATTTGTTTCTCGATAAATCAATTTCTGTGAGATGCACCAAATCACCCACTTCCAATGGCAGTGGACCAGTCAAATAATTGTAAGATAGGTCCAAAGAGATTGAAAGGGCTGAAAGCTTCATAAGCTTTCCAGGTATGTTGCCCGTTAGATTATTACTATAAAGTAACAGTAGTATTAGGTTTTGGCAGTCTCCAAGACTTGGAGGTATACTTCCCTCAAACCTGTTTTCCCGCATGTAGAGCTCTGTCAATGAAGTCATATTACCAAAGGAAGACGGGATTGCCCCAGAAAAATTGTTAGCATCTAAATAGAACTGCCCTATCTTCCCAAGCTTCCCAATTTCATCAGGAACACTACCACTCAAATAGTTTCCTTCCACTGCTAGAACAGTCAAGTTTATAAGATTTCCAATGCCGTTAGGGAGGCTTCCATGTATCACATTTTCTCCAAGAGTAAAAATTTTTAGTTGGGTCGAAAGGTTCGCTATGGATACCGGGATTTCTCCTCCAAAATGATTATGGTCAAGACCCAAAACCTCCAAATTCGTACAATTGGCTAGgaaattgagaaaattcaggtcaCCGGTGTTTCCACTTCCAAGCCGATTTCTTGCAATGTTTAGCCGAACTAAACTTCGCAAGCTT from Pyrus communis chromosome 17, drPyrComm1.1, whole genome shotgun sequence includes the following:
- the LOC137723743 gene encoding probable LRR receptor-like serine/threonine-protein kinase At3g47570, which codes for MEHSRTNGKLVLLKFLHGFILLRMIACLESVALPSPTLLGNESDRLALLDFKKRINEDPLNVTSSWNHSIHFCSWVGVTCHRSTKRVLILDLEAQKLVGSIPPSIGNFSYLIGLNLKNNSFHGEIPQEMGRLPSLQHLNLSYNSFVGKIPTNISHCTQLRMLNLEVNGITGSIPDELSSLLSLTHLYLGDNNLTGTIPGWIGNFSSLTDFYIGGNNMKGNIPNELAQITSLVEFSVSENNLSGIIPSSIYNISSINKFSVSQNQFHGELPPHLGIMLPNLVKFYCFSNKFTGNIPKSFSNASNLQSLYLSGNNLTGIVPGENLGSLRSLVRLNIARNRLGSGNTGDLNFLNFLANCTNLEVLGLDHNHFGGEIPVSIANLSTQLKIFTLGENVIHGSLPNGIGNLINLTVLAVEGNYLSGSVPDEIGKLGKIGQFYLDANNFSGAIPSSFGNMTSLTELYMRENRFEGSIPPSLGDCQNLILLLLYSNNLTGNIPGKLMKLSALSISLDLSYNYLTGPLPLEVGDLVHLTEIDLSRNKLSGEIPDPLGSCISLEYMYLDGNKFEGTIPQSFKDLRGLEEMDISGNNLSGQIPVFLGKLGALKYLNLSYNDFEGELPKEGIFSNASSVSIVGNHRLCGGRLQFHLHACPQKKHHPSRGLLSSKVVIPIACVVAFVIVVSCFFVACSIVKRSRDGHATSRSYKDWKSGVSYSELVQSTNGLSVDNLIGSGSFGSVYKGVIPSDGTVVAVKVLNLQERGASKSFNDECKALRSVRHRNLLKIITACSSIDNQGKDFKSLVFKFMENGSLDSWLYPRCEEESPSKRMSFMQRLNIAIDVASALDYLHHHCETSIVHCDLKPSNVLLDEDMVAHVGDFGLAKFLFETSNDPSFSQTMSSQLKGSVGYIPPEYGIGGQISILGDVYSYGILLLEMFTGKRPTDDMFKDGLSIYQFAAMALPDHVMDVVDPSLLIDLEADGGVNDDIMQEKVTPRRNYRGPDKAKKLEECLVAVMQIGLNCCAISPRERMLMDVVVRKMSAVRDSYLKI